The nucleotide window ggggcTGAGCGCGGCGGGCAGCACCGTCCCCCTCGCCTCTCCTCTCCGCACGGCTGCTGAGCCGGGCCGGGAGTGCCCGGGGGGTGTCCCCGTTCCCGCAGCCCCACGGAGGATGATTCCTCACCGAGCCCCGGTCCTGTCTGAGTCCCAGCAGGTGGCGCCCGGTGCCCGCCGGTGGCGGCGGCCGGAGCCCGGGGCTGGGGGAACCGGGGGAACCGGGCGGCTGCGCTGGGCAGCGCTGGGATGTGCTGGTTCATGCGGGACTACACTGGGCTGCACTGGGtttccctgggctgtgctgtaTTGTCCTGGGCTGTGCTTGTCCATGCGGGATcatgctgggctgtgctgggaagagTCGGACTGGGCTGTACTGGTCTGGGTTGGACTGTACTGGTTCATGCAAGATTTAATTAAGACATTTTGTcctatgagagtggtgagaccctggcccaggctgcccagggaagctgtggctgccccatccctggcagtgttgaagggcaggttggttggggcttggagcaacctgggctggtgggaggtgtccctgcccatgcagggggttggatctagaccatcttcaaggtcccttccaagccaacCCAGACTGGGAGTgactctgtgctgtgctggttgctgggctggggcagatGGTTCCCCACAGGAATGACCTGGGGACCTGCCCAGGAcctgcctccagctcccaggTCCCCCGACTGGGGCAGATCCTGTGTCCCTGACCATGCTGGGTAGCAAACAGAGGGTTGTGGGGCTGCAGTGGGTGGGCACATGCTGCTGGGGGGGATTCTGCTCCTCCCCGGTGGACTCTGTAACAGCACATGTGAGTGTAATGATGCCACGGTCACTAGTGCACAGGGTGGAAGCCTCGTTGTGTTTTCACAACATTTATTGCACTTCCTAGAAGGACCTTGGCAGGGGAGAGATGTGACATCCTGCTGGGCTCACCCGGGTCCCTGAGGACCAAGCATGTCTCCCCAGATCCCCAGGTTGGATGTGCCAAGAGCCACATGGACAAAGTTGACTTTGGGCAGCAGCGATGGGGCCACGTGCTGGTGAGCTCGGGAGCCCGATGGGAAGTGGGGGGACAGCCAGGtaaggggggtgggtgggagagggCACCTGTGGGTGGTCTCTGCCAGCAGGTAATGCCTCCCTGTGACTTGTCCCCACTTCAATTTGTTGTCCTGTTGTGCTCAGCTGAATGTCCCCGGGCTGGTGGCACAACTGTGCTTGGTCTGGGTGTCCTCAGCCAACATTTTCGTTGCAGGAGACCCTCAAGGAGGGGTTTCCCCAAACCCTGACCTTTCTAGTGGGCTGAGGGTGGCACGGGGAGCTGGCGGGACACTTGGGATGGGGGCAGCGAGGGTCCCCCAGACCGGCTCACGGGGTGTCCACTGGTTCATAACCTCGTTAGCATCCCCGTCACCATCCCCGTTAGCAGGACGGAGAAACCCGGGGGGGTTGCAGTGGCACCCCTCATCCCGTGCCCCCCCGGGGGGCGGGGATTGTGGCAGGATCCCGCCCACTATGCAAATCACAGCCCAGCGAttggcgggcgggcggggctgGTTTCCGCAGAGCAGGGTATAAGAGCGGGGGGGAACAATGCACCGGCGGTCCCGGCTcggtggctggtgctgctgccacccgCGGCGCCGGGCGAGGTGGGCGCGTAAGGGGGTGGGGGCTTCCCTTTTGCCTCCATGAGGCTGGGGGTGCCCCTTTGCTGAGTGGGGCTTCAAATCGGGCTGGGGGTgcccccttttcctttctgccccCTCGCCTTCGCCACCCCCACGCTCATGCAGAGATGGAGTTTGACTCGTACCAACACTACTTCTACGACCATGACGCCCAAGAGGATTTCCACCGCTCCACGGCTCCCAGCGAGGACATCTGGAAGAAGTTCGAGCTGGTCCCCACGCCCCCCCTTTTCCCTCTGGGGACCCCCGGGGAAAAGGCCTGCTGCTCGGGGGCGGAGGAGCGCTCGGGCtggctctcctgctgctgcctgcccggGGAAGAGCCGGAGTATCTCATAGGGACGGGGGAAATCTTCGGGAACCTGAGCGCTTTCATCCTGAAGGATTGCATGTGGAGCGGGTTTTCAGCCCGGGAGAGGTTGGAGAAAGCGATGACAGAGAAACTTAGCACGGGCACGCAGAGGGCTACCCCCCACAAACCCTCCTTCGCCCAGGATTTGGGGTTCAGCAGCTCGGTAAGCGAGTGCGTGGATCCCGCCGCCGTCTTCCTTTGCCCGCTGGCCGAGAGCAAGATCCCCGCGTCCTCGGGATCCGAGGACCAAAGCGATTCTGGTAAGGGGTCGAGACGCGGgttcccccttccccagccacccTCCAGCCTTGCTGCACCCCGCGGGGAGCCCGGCGGGGGAGACACGCGTGTCCGTGCGTGCCCGGAGCCTCCAGGCAGCGCCTTTGTTGCGGCTCCAAGTgagccccggcccggccccacCAACAAAGCGGGCTCCGCCGCTCCCCTTGCCGCGGGGCTTCGGCTCAGGCCCCCCCAGGGCCCCGCAGGAAGGTGCGTGGGGCTCCCCACGGCCGCTTCGGGAGTTTCTGGTTGCCTCTTGGCCCCCCACGGGAGCCCCGCGGGCAGGTGGGCGAGGGGCAAGTTTTGCAGCTCGGCGTGGGAAGTTTGGGTTGGTGGTTTTCCGAGTGTTTCGGCGTGCTCTGCTGCCGGCTCCTCCTCTCGGCTGGTCCCACGCTCACGGGGCCCACCCGGGACGGGATTTTCTCGGGACAAAAGGCAAAATATCCCCTGGGGCCAGCCGGTTGCGGCCGCGTCCCCCGAGGCGGTGGCTGCGTGGGTTGGGCAGGAACATCCCGCATCAGGCCACCCCCGGGGCATGTCCCGCGTGGAGGAGGGTAAGAAATGTGTGTTTccacggggtgggggggggtgggtcgGGCTGGGAAGCGGGTTTTTCTGAAACCCACCAGCCAAGGACGACGTGCTGCCACCACCCCCCCCTATTTTCAACCCCGATTTTCAaccaccccccgccccgggtCTCCCCGGGGGGCTCCGTCTGCCGTTTCCCCGGCTCCCACGGGGCTGACGCGGTGCCGTGACCCCGTTAATAAATctgcggggggggggcagcGACCTGCGCCGGTGAGTCACGGCCGCGGGACGGGGAATTAATGGCATTAAGGAGCCCGGGGACCGTAAGCAGGTCGCGGGCGTTAAGAGGCTTAACCCAAATTGGTGGGGCCGgccaggggtggggaggggggggggatggCACGAGGGGGTCCCGGGCCCGGTGGGGTCCCGGGCTCGATCCCGGTCCCGATCCCGGTGGCGCCACGTGGGAGCCGaacaaaaagcaacagattGGAAACAATGAGAGGGGCCGCGCTGATGGGCAGGGGCGGCAGCCAATGGGGAGGCTGGGAAGCCGGCCGGGCCCGCAGGGCAGCCAATAGGAGGCTCCGGGGGGCGGGGCCATGCAGCCGGGCTTTTATTAATGAGCCGCTCGGGGgttctgtgtatgtgtgtgtttatacaCGTGGCTGAGACCGGTGGGGTTGTGACACTGATGAGCGGGGTTGTGACACTGATGAGCGCGGCCGTCTGGCCGGTGTGGGGACAGCGAGTGACCTCCCCGCCCAGTAGCACCAGTAGCAGAGTGGATTGGGCTTGCTGGGCAGAATCCCCAGAGCCACAGGGGGTCCGGGGTGTGGGCTGGGGGCTCAGATCCTGCGGCCACCGCTGGACCCATGGTGGGGGGGCGACGGTCAGGCCTCTGCCCgagatgctgggaggggagggagggttGAGCATCTCGGGGGACCTTTGGTGAGCGGCTCTGTGTTCCCCCCAGTCTGAAAGGTGGAAGTGCATCCCAAAATTGAGAGCGATGGCAGCAGCCAGGTCACCACTCTGTCCCCAAGGGTCAGCTTCGTGCCTCTGGGctttgctggagcaggacaAGCTGCAGTGACAACGAGCAGGGTGCTTTGGGTCCAGTTGTGCTTAATTTAGGTCTCTCTGTTCACAGCTCTGTTAACCTCCCCCTGCTGACGCCTGGGCTGCCTTCGAGGGTCACCGGGGGACCCCTTGGcctctccttcccaccccctcaCTCCATGGGGGATTGTCCCTTCTGTCCCCGGGAAGCCTGGGCTGAATGGGGTTTATCACTTGTGAAAAGTAACAAGCCACCGaagtgggaagcagcagccaaaggGAACaaagggcagctctgcccccacCTCCCTCATTTACAATTCCAATGGGCCATGAAAGCACCCGACAGGGATGAACTTTGGAGTGAGGCTGCCCCAGGCCTCCAGcatcctgctcctctcccctcccttgtGCTTGGATGTTTCTTGCCCCGTGATCCTTTATCCTGGAGATGTTTCTCCTGGTGCTGAAGTGAGGCAGGAGTAAAGCCCCATCCCAAAACTAGGCATCCAAATGTGGTGGGAAAGCTCCTTTTCTTGTGGTGGTGTTGGAAGAGCATTTCCACCACCCAATCCCTTCTGGAGGTCACAGGGTGGCTTTGCAGGCCATGAGCAAACTTGAGTGGGATGGCAGCGATGGGCTCGCATGGGGAGCCCCAGAGGGGTGATGAGTGACTCCCAACTGATGGGGACTGTGTCTGTTTCTTTGCCACGTCCATTTTGAGCAGAAGGTGAAGAGATCGATGTGGTGATGGTGGAGAAGAGACAGCCCCTCAGCCTGAGGAAGCCAGTGACCATCACGCTGCGCGCCGACCCCTTGGACCCCTGCATGAAACGCTTCCACATCTCtgtccaccagcagcagcacaactacgccgcccgctccccgcccgatccctgtccccagccagaACCACCCCAGCGGGACGAGGAGGAGCCACCAAGTGCCCCAGAGCCAGCCCCTGCTGTCACCCTGCCCGAGCCCAGCCTGGCAAAGAccggcagcagccccagctccgaCAGCGAGGACGTGGCCAAGAGGAAAAACCACAACTACCTGGAGCGCAAGCGGCGCAACGACCTGCGCTCCCGCTTCCTGGCCCTGAGGGACCAGGTGCCCGGGCTTGCCAGCTGCCCCAAGACCCCCAAGGTGGTGATCCTGAGCAAATCCTCCGAGTACCTGCAGTCGCTCATCAGCGCCGAGAGGAGGATGGCGGCCGAGAAGCGGCAGCTGCGGCTGCGGCAGAGCCAGCTGCTCAAAAGGATTGCTCACCTCAAGGGGCACTAGCACCCCCAAGTGCCCCCAGACCCCACCCTGGTCCCCACCACCTCCTGGCTCCCTCTCAATTTGCACATTTttatgtttgtcttttttttatttgttggttggttgttgaACTGTTGCTccctgggggctggagcacacGGCGGGTGCTGCGTGTGGGGTGGCTGTGGTGGGGGTCCCAGCTGTGGGAATGGGGCCCACAGTGGGTCCCCCCCACAGCATCACCTTCCTGGGGCTGGCTTCTTGGCACTGGGGGTTGCAGAATTTCCCCTGTCCCTCCTATGAAGCTTTCTCAAGTGACTGCTTCTATTTGTGGGCTCAACGCTaccccccttccccagcacccctgTTTGCCACCGACAGCATCGCTGGGAGTTGCCCCAGGACATCCATCTCACCCTGAAAATCCCAAGCAACCCTGATCTGCTTCTACTCAGGGAAGCAGACACAGAGACCACCACGGGGCTTGTCTCTGGATGGATCCCCATGGAGTTGGTGATGGCAGGATCTCTCCCACGGGGGTTAAGAGCACCCGTGGGTGATCCCCTTGCTCGGCTGGACCGTACCTCACTTTCTTACCACTTCATGCAGTAGCTTGTCTTGGGTTTTATGTTCTAGAAACTGCTGCTGTAACTGCAAGTCTTATACTGGAGGCTGTTTTTATACTGTATTTTTGTACCACTTTTTGAGAAGTATTGGTAAAGAGTTggctttttttatatatataaaaccttttgttttttgggcggggggagggggtttCCTGCTGTGGGGGAGGGCTCAGTCCTGCTGCACTTTAGGGAGATCAGGAAGGGGCTGGTTCCTACTGGACCCTTGAGCTGAGTCCTCGTGGAGGCTGGTTTCCCCCCTCTTGCAGGTCCCCAAACCACCTATTTGCAATAATGggggattttttcccctttcccatcCTTGTGAGTATCGTTGTCACCCCTTTTTCCACCCTTGTGAGCACCTCCCTCACCACCAGCCACTCAAAAGCCCCAGTGAAGCTTTGGGCTTTGCAGGGAGCCTTGCTGGAGGGGGCAGGTTGGGGGGGTTGTGCTGCCTTTGAGGCTTCCCCCTGCCTTTGCCATCCTGATGTCCAGCCTACAGTGGGGTACATGGGTGGCAGAGGCCCCTGTCCCCTTCttggggtgctggcaggggtgACCCCACAGGGCAGCATCCTTGGGTCCCTGCTGAGAACCGTTAGAGTTACCACTGTGGTTGGATTTAGCACTTTCTTCATTACCTCACACTTCATAAATAAATGAGTTTGCAACAGCCTGGGTTGGCTTTTTCCATGCAGGTGGCTGTGGATTTCCATTGTGCTGTGATGCTCCTGGGGGCATTGGCCTGGCTGCTGTATTTTGGGGTGTCCTGGCCCCCAAAATGAACATGAACAGCAATGAATATAACTTGCACCAGGGCCTGGCTGCCTTTCTGCTGGTAAGACTGAGCTCTTTGTCCTGGCCTTCTCCCAGCAATGGAAACAGAAGGGAAGGCAGTGGGGCCAGGGAAACAAATCACCtggattatttttcctccttttaagTGGCTTTGTTGGCAAGGAGGGGCAGGCAGCCCATATAGGGCTTGTAGAAGGCTTTGGTGTAACTATAAACCCTCCTAATGGGGCTTGGGGCAGTCAGTGGGGTGGACTGTTGCCCCACAGGGTTGTGGTTGGCAGTAACCcgagaggggcaggggggaatGTAATCCCCTGGCTTCAAGGGGCATTGGAGAACTCCCCCTACCTAGATCTGCCAAGTGGATGAAGTGACACAGATGTGAGCTCTCCCTGCCATCCCTGAACCCAGAGCTTTTGGGTTCCCTCCCTACTGGTGGCAAAAGTCTCACTCTCAatgcaggggggggggggggtgggatcCTGTTACAGGAgtcagaagagctgctgctgcagagactcAATCGCCCCGGGGGAAGTCAGCCTGGAACAGCCAAGAGTCTGCAAGGAGCTCTTCACTGCCCCTTCCCTTCGGCCTCACACTTTCTGCGTGTTGCATCAGGCCCTGGCAAAGCCTTTTAGAGCTGTATTAAAAGGTGCTCACAGGAACCAAGGCTTAAACAGGGAGCAGGGTGACCTAAATCTGACACCTCCTCGCCCATGCGCAGCAAACAAAGCCCAGATGCACCGAGTGCCT belongs to Apus apus isolate bApuApu2 chromosome 21, bApuApu2.pri.cur, whole genome shotgun sequence and includes:
- the MYCL gene encoding protein L-Myc, yielding MEFDSYQHYFYDHDAQEDFHRSTAPSEDIWKKFELVPTPPLFPLGTPGEKACCSGAEERSGWLSCCCLPGEEPEYLIGTGEIFGNLSAFILKDCMWSGFSARERLEKAMTEKLSTGTQRATPHKPSFAQDLGFSSSVSECVDPAAVFLCPLAESKIPASSGSEDQSDSEGEEIDVVMVEKRQPLSLRKPVTITLRADPLDPCMKRFHISVHQQQHNYAARSPPDPCPQPEPPQRDEEEPPSAPEPAPAVTLPEPSLAKTGSSPSSDSEDVAKRKNHNYLERKRRNDLRSRFLALRDQVPGLASCPKTPKVVILSKSSEYLQSLISAERRMAAEKRQLRLRQSQLLKRIAHLKGH